ATGGTGGAGTTTGCTTAACACCAGAGGCGGTTATTGCCTATCAACCCACTTTAGAAATTGACGAGAAGGCACACCGTTTTAAATATCGCCCTGACTTCAGCCAATTGACGATTACAGAAGAGACTGGCTGTGTGATTTTTTCCCGTCCTTGTAATCCTACGGGTAATGTTCTCTCCCATGAAGAGGTGAAGAAAATTGCTGATTTGGCAGCATCATTTGATGTGCCAGTATTAATTGATTCAGCTTATGCGCCCCCCTTTCCGGCGTTGAATTTTACAGAAATGACGCCCGTATTTGGCAGTAATATCATTCATTGTATGAGCCTGTCTAAAGCGGGGTTACCAGGAGAACGGGTGGGTATAGCGATTGGTGATCCAAAGTTGATTGGGATTTTGGAGTCATTTCAAACAAATTTATGTATTCATTCTCCCCGATATGGACAAGCGATCGCAGCGCGGGCGATCGCATCGGGCGCATTAGCTGAAATTTCGTCTAACATCATTCGTCCTTACTACGCTTCCAAGTTTGATGTGTTAGAAAATACCCTCGCTCAATCCATGCCTGAAGAATTGCCTTGGTTTTTACATCGGGGAGAAGGGGCAATCTTTGCGTGGTTATGGTTACAAGATTTACCGATAACGGATTGGGAACTCTATCAAGAGTTAAAGAAAGTCGGTGTCATTGTGGTACCGGGTAGCACTTTCTTTCCCGGACTACGAGAAGTTTGGTCGCATAAACAGCAGTGTCTTCGCATTAGTCTCACTGCCAGTAATGAGGAAATTGAAATCGCCATGCAGCGTTTGGCAAAGGTAGTGCAATCGGTTTATCAGCGTTCTGCGGTTAATGTTTGAATTAACGAATTTGAGGTTGTGAAAAAATGACTCAGACTCAATATCGATTGACGCTTAAAGAATTTTTGGCAATGCCAGAGTCTGATATTACCTATGAATTAGTAGAGGGTGAGGCTATACCAAAAATGTCGCCTAAACGTTTTCATTCCAGGGTGACTGGAGCTCTATATACACTCCTGAATCAGTGGTGTCCGCAGCGGGGTGAAGTGAATCCCGAATGGGCGATCGCATTAAAGCGTCAAGGGGAAGATTGGGTGCCAGTGCCTGATCTAACTTATGTTTCCTATCAGCGTCTTCCCGTAGAGGTGATGGAGGATGAAGCTTGCCCGGTACCACCCGATTTAGCGATTGAAATCATTTCACAGGGACAGACGTTTGGGCAATTAGTAAAGAAGGCAACTGATTATTTAGAAGCTGGAGTATTGCGGGTTTGGGTTGTCGATCCTCAGGCGAGAAGTATCACGGTTTTTTATCCTGATGCGCCACCGCGAACTTATACTAAAGATGCATTAATCACAGATTCTTTGGTGGAGGGGCTGCGACTTACTCCTCAGCAGATTTTTGGAGAGGCAAGATTACCGGATGTTTCTGTTAATCCCTAATAGGGATTATTGTGTCTTGCAAGCGAATTCGTTAATAGTGAACGTCTCTAATGATATGAGTTTCAATCCCTGATAGGGATTATTGTATCTGGCAAGGAGAGGCTAGTACGTTGATAGTACTTCTTGTGAAGTTTCAGTCCCTGATAAGGATTATTTTATCTTGCAAGTTCTGGCGATAGGTTGGCAATGTCGTCTAGGCAATCAATGTTTCAATATGAATTAGTGATGAGTGTGAGGCTAATTCGATGCATATCCCAAGGGTTGCAATTTCTACTGTATTCAGTTTAGTCGTCTGGGGTGTTACCCCAGTTAAGATGGGAAACGCCCAATCCATCCATACACAGAAACACCCCAACCCGATTAACATCGACGATTCCGACAAACTCGATATTAGCCCTCATACCAAAAGAGAGTTGGAGAGGGGTGATTCAGGGATTTTGGCAAAAGAACTAATCACTCAATTACCTCAAGTCACAGTAACTCAAGAGACACCCCATATCCTGCCATCAGAAGAGCAGTATCAGGCTGTGTACGATGGGGATTTTTTGAGGATGAGTGATGTCAGTAATCCGGCTTCCACTCCAGCTTCTGCACTCAACCTACAACAATCCATCAATTCCGAACCCGTCATTTTACCTGATTCTATTGCAGAGAATGAATTTATTGTCAAGGATGTGGAGATTCGCTTCGTCAACAATAAAGGAGAATCAGTCGATAAAGACGGTAATCCCATCCAGGGACGAATCCCTAGAGAGTACATTGCTAATGAGATTCAACTGAAGCCCGGTGATGTGTTGACACAAGCTGTCATCCGCAGAGATTTGCAACAGTTGCAGCAATTAGGATTATTTGAGCGAGTTGATGTCTCCGTTGTACCCGCCGATGAGGGTGTGAATGTCATTTATAACATCCAACAGCGTCCAGCGCGTTCGATAAACCCTGGTGGCGGTTATAACGATGACGTGGGTGTATACGGTACATTGAGCTATCGAGACTTCAAACTCTTACCCAACCCCCAGCGCGTTGAGGGCAATACTCAAATCAGCCTGAATAACGTCGATTTTAATGCCCAATATGTCAGTCCTTATCAAGCCGCGAATGATAGCTTAGGGTATAGCTTCAGCGTTTTTCGCAAGCGTACTACGTCCAATATTTTCGATCGCGAGATTGACCTCCTCAGTGGTGAGAGAGTGCGAGAATTACGATCAGGTGCTAGGGCAGCGGTGACGCGTCCCATCGGTGAATGGTGGGGGACGGTGGGGTTGAATTTCACTCGCCTGAGTACACGCGATCGCGATGGCAGGATTGCCCGTGAGGATGAACTGGGCAATCCCCTCACCTTCAGCGGTACAGGGATTGATGACTTATATACCGTATCTCTAGGTGTCACTCGCGACTGGCGAGACAATCCCTTTAACCCCAAACAAGGCTCAATTCTCTCTCTCTCTACCGAACAATCCATCCCCATCGGTGTGGGTAATATTCTCCAAAATCGCTTAGTGGG
Above is a window of Microcoleus sp. AS-A8 DNA encoding:
- a CDS encoding valine--pyruvate transaminase, with protein sequence MNPDLSQFGTQMSNLTGVRAIMKDIIETLKTGEGQEFINLSAGNPVILPEVEQLWRDSTAQLLASAEYGEVVCRYGSSQGYQPLIEAIASDFNQRYGLNLSDRNILITPGSQSIYFYATNAFGGYTTTGKLKQVVLPLSPDYTGYGGVCLTPEAVIAYQPTLEIDEKAHRFKYRPDFSQLTITEETGCVIFSRPCNPTGNVLSHEEVKKIADLAASFDVPVLIDSAYAPPFPALNFTEMTPVFGSNIIHCMSLSKAGLPGERVGIAIGDPKLIGILESFQTNLCIHSPRYGQAIAARAIASGALAEISSNIIRPYYASKFDVLENTLAQSMPEELPWFLHRGEGAIFAWLWLQDLPITDWELYQELKKVGVIVVPGSTFFPGLREVWSHKQQCLRISLTASNEEIEIAMQRLAKVVQSVYQRSAVNV
- a CDS encoding Uma2 family endonuclease → MTQTQYRLTLKEFLAMPESDITYELVEGEAIPKMSPKRFHSRVTGALYTLLNQWCPQRGEVNPEWAIALKRQGEDWVPVPDLTYVSYQRLPVEVMEDEACPVPPDLAIEIISQGQTFGQLVKKATDYLEAGVLRVWVVDPQARSITVFYPDAPPRTYTKDALITDSLVEGLRLTPQQIFGEARLPDVSVNP
- a CDS encoding BamA/TamA family outer membrane protein, which produces MHIPRVAISTVFSLVVWGVTPVKMGNAQSIHTQKHPNPINIDDSDKLDISPHTKRELERGDSGILAKELITQLPQVTVTQETPHILPSEEQYQAVYDGDFLRMSDVSNPASTPASALNLQQSINSEPVILPDSIAENEFIVKDVEIRFVNNKGESVDKDGNPIQGRIPREYIANEIQLKPGDVLTQAVIRRDLQQLQQLGLFERVDVSVVPADEGVNVIYNIQQRPARSINPGGGYNDDVGVYGTLSYRDFKLLPNPQRVEGNTQISLNNVDFNAQYVSPYQAANDSLGYSFSVFRKRTTSNIFDREIDLLSGERVRELRSGARAAVTRPIGEWWGTVGLNFTRLSTRDRDGRIAREDELGNPLTFSGTGIDDLYTVSLGVTRDWRDNPFNPKQGSILSLSTEQSIPIGVGNILQNRLVGNYIQYVPVRWLSSEAQNAQRDVFPEMFAFNLQAGAVIGEMSPTQAFRLGGINSVRGYEEGNLGSGRSYILATGEYRFPVFSGVGGVIFADFASDLGTGNSVVGEPAVVRNKPGTGFGTGVGARWRSPFGILRVDLGVNDQGEVRFYTELGTGTRF